One part of the Podarcis muralis chromosome 3, rPodMur119.hap1.1, whole genome shotgun sequence genome encodes these proteins:
- the PFN3 gene encoding profilin-3, whose product MGDWKAYINTVLKDKNIEDVAIVGHSDNKSVWASKPGGLLAAISPQEVGIIIGQDRKAFLQTGITIAGKKCSVIRDNLLVEKDAVMDTRTKGGDSRSICIGKGAKALIFLMGKKGVHGGALNKKVHDLIANMKAKGS is encoded by the coding sequence ATGGGAGACTGGAAAGCCTACATCAATACAGTCCTGAAGGACAAAAACATTGAAGATGTAGCGATCGTGGGACATTCTGACAACAAATCTGtctgggcttcaaagccaggagGCCTGCTGGCCGCCATCTCTCCCCAGGAAGTAGGAATCATTATTGGGCAGGACAGAAAGGCATTCCTGCAGACTGGGATCACCATAGCAGGGAAGAAGTGCAGCGTAATCCGAGACAACTTGTTAGTAGAGAAAGATGCTGTGATGGACACGAGAACCAAAGGTGGCGACAGCAGATCCATCTGTATTGGGAAGGGTGCCAAAGCGCTCATCTTTCTCATGGGCAAAAAGGGAGTCCATGGAGGGGCTCTGAATAAGAAGGTGCATGACTTGATAGCGAACATGAAAGCAAAAGGCAGCTAG
- the LOC114594646 gene encoding mitochondrial amidoxime reducing component 2-like produces the protein MDSRGISRPDFWPRFPPKRRGLQWGSRGGVSSPSSAAAKASRERPASHINSRCPFAALLLSSVAAAAATAMAGSALQSLPKPRPGWLLASAGLAVLVMLGAAAAWRRRRRLRPGRRELKAVGRVSGLFIYPVKSCRGVAVERAEVTELGLRNGDLGDRCWLVIKEDGHTVTARQEPQLVLISVSSENGCLTLRAPEMKDLRIPVQLSVKNPVQNCRLFGFDVQGRDCGEEAAQWITTFLKSEPYRLVHFEPNMVPRNSKDLMEPFRPTDKIAYPDCSPVMVLSEASLEELNTRLDKKVTIRNFRPNILVTGCSSHEEDTWDEITIGGAEMKGAMGCPRCILTTVDPDTGIMDRKEPLETLKSYRLCETSERHIYRTHPLFGWYFGIDKTGTIQVGDIVYKAI, from the exons ATGGACAGCCGTGGGATCTCACGGCCCGATTTCTGGCCGAGATTCCCGCCCAAACGCCGCGGCCTCCAGTGGGGCTCGAGGGGCGGcgtctcctctccctcctcagcagcAGCGAAAGCGTCGAGGGAGCGGCCTGCTTCTCATATAAACTCGCGCTGCCCCTTCGCGGCGCTGCTTCTCTCTAGCGTTGCTGCTGCAGCCGCCACCGCCATGGCCGGCTCCGCTCTTCAGTCGCTGCCCAAGCCTCGTCCCGGCTGGCTTTTGGCCTCCGCCGGCCTGGCCGTCCTCGTCATGCTGGGGGCTGCTGCAGCCTGGCGCCGGCGGAGGCGCCTCCGTCCAGGGCGGCGGGAGCTGAAGGCGGTGGGAAGGGTCTCGGGCCTTTTCATCTACCCGGTCAAGTCCTGCCGCGGGGTGGCCGTGGAGCGGGCGGAGGTGACCGAGCTGGGCCTCCGCAACGGGGACCTGGGCGACAG GTGTTGGCTTGTAATAAAAGAAGATGGACATACAGTGACCGCTCGGCAGGAGCCTCAGCTAGTATTGATTTCTGTCTCCAGTGAAAATGGCTGTTTAACTCTGAGAGCTCCAGAAATGAAGGATCTTCGTATTCCTGTCCAACTATCAGTCAAAAACCCAGTGCAGAATTGCAG GCTGTTTGGCTTTGATGTCCAAGGCAGAGACTGTGGAGAAGAAGCAGCTCAGTGGATCACAACCTTCCTTAAATCAGAACCATACCGTTTAGTTCACTTTGAGCCGAACATGGTTCCTCGGAATTCAAAAGATCTTATGGAACCTTTCCGACCCACTGATAAG attgCCTATCCTGACTGTAGCCCGGTTATGGTGCTTTCTGAAGCGTCTTTAGAAGAATTAAATACCCGATTGGATAAGAAAGTTACAATACGCAACTTCAGACCAAACATCCTGGTCACAGGTTGCAGTTCTCACGAGGAG GATACCTGGGATGAGATAACTATTGGTGGTGCAGAAATGAAAGGTGCAATGGGCTGCCCCAG GTGTATACTTACTACTGTTGATCCAGACACTGGCATCATGGACAGAAAAGAGCCTCTTGAAACCTTGAAAAG TTACCGCCTGTGTGAAACTTCTGAACGGCATATATACAGAACACACCCTCTCTTTGGATGGTATTTCGGAATTGATAAAACAGGAACAATTCAAGTTGGAGATATTGTGTACAAGGCAATATGA